One genomic segment of Longimicrobium sp. includes these proteins:
- the trhA gene encoding PAQR family membrane homeostasis protein TrhA yields the protein MERSEDRRWELANALTHGVGAVASLAGGAVLVAGAAAYGDVWKVVSSAVFATTLVLLYTASTLYHAARSPRVRARLQVFDHCAIYLLIAGTYTPFTLLGLRGGWGWSLFGVAWGLAVAGVVFKLFFTGRFPRVSTAIYLGMGWMVVVAAAPMLEALSTTTLAWLVAGGLAYTGGTAFYHSHRPYAHAVWHLFVLAGSVCHYVAVATHVLPGTS from the coding sequence ATGGAACGATCCGAAGACCGCCGGTGGGAGCTTGCGAACGCGCTGACGCACGGGGTGGGCGCCGTGGCGAGCCTGGCTGGCGGCGCCGTGCTGGTCGCCGGCGCCGCCGCGTATGGTGACGTGTGGAAAGTGGTGAGCAGCGCCGTGTTCGCGACCACGCTCGTGCTGCTGTACACCGCGTCGACCCTGTACCACGCCGCCCGCTCCCCCAGGGTACGAGCGCGGCTGCAGGTGTTCGATCACTGCGCCATCTACCTGCTGATCGCGGGCACCTACACGCCCTTTACGCTGCTGGGGCTGCGCGGCGGATGGGGATGGAGCCTGTTCGGCGTGGCGTGGGGGCTGGCCGTGGCGGGCGTGGTGTTCAAGCTCTTCTTCACGGGCCGGTTCCCGCGCGTGTCCACCGCCATCTACCTGGGAATGGGATGGATGGTGGTGGTCGCCGCCGCGCCGATGCTCGAGGCGCTGTCGACGACGACGCTCGCCTGGCTGGTGGCGGGAGGGCTGGCGTACACCGGCGGGACGGCGTTCTACCACAGCCACCGCCCGTACGCCCATGCCGTCTGGCACCTGTTCGTGCTGGCCGGCAGCGTATGCCACTACGTCGCCGTCGCGACGCACGTGCTTCCCGGCACCAGTTGA
- a CDS encoding GGDEF domain-containing protein yields the protein MMLVLAQAAPAIPPFRDAAIAGLVGMFTAIGLYHLVFYGMRRHASENLWFALLSLSVGMLGLCYSASLFSAIFPGMTRFRGMVLAEVVAGVSIALLIRTLFNVRFRWWETAALLAFTGCVPAALILPATELRVLHYGVDVVVLLGVVILVSRVVILARGNAPLARLVLGGIAVFGFCVLADLLAEYGALPWVQLVPGAPGAFWGGFLLLIFTFGVATAQRWTLSEMQAGIDPLTGLASRRVLDDELAAEVERVKAGGRSCLLLIDLDGFKRVNDVHGHVKGDEVLRCVGLLLRQHARPGDLAARLGGEEMAVLLRDVDLPRARELAERLRAAVEVMTVPIPGGALSVTASVGVAAATPGHDKTALVHAADKALYMAKAQGRNRVIAA from the coding sequence ATGATGCTGGTCCTGGCGCAGGCCGCGCCCGCCATCCCCCCGTTCCGCGACGCCGCCATCGCGGGGCTGGTGGGGATGTTCACGGCCATCGGCCTGTATCACTTGGTGTTCTACGGGATGCGGCGGCACGCGTCCGAGAACCTGTGGTTCGCCCTGCTCTCGCTGAGCGTGGGGATGCTGGGGCTGTGCTACTCGGCGTCGCTGTTCAGCGCCATCTTTCCCGGGATGACCCGCTTCCGGGGGATGGTGCTGGCCGAGGTCGTGGCCGGCGTCTCCATCGCCCTGTTGATCCGCACGCTCTTCAACGTCCGCTTCCGGTGGTGGGAAACGGCGGCGCTGCTAGCCTTTACGGGATGCGTGCCGGCCGCGCTGATCCTGCCGGCAACCGAGCTGCGGGTGCTGCACTACGGCGTGGACGTGGTGGTGCTGCTGGGCGTGGTGATCCTGGTGAGCCGGGTGGTGATCCTGGCGCGGGGGAACGCGCCGCTCGCACGGCTGGTGCTGGGCGGAATCGCGGTCTTCGGCTTCTGCGTCCTCGCCGACCTGCTGGCGGAGTACGGCGCGCTTCCCTGGGTGCAGCTGGTGCCGGGAGCGCCGGGCGCGTTCTGGGGCGGGTTCCTGCTGCTGATCTTCACCTTCGGCGTCGCCACCGCGCAGCGCTGGACGCTGTCGGAGATGCAGGCCGGCATCGATCCGCTCACCGGGCTGGCCAGCCGGCGGGTGCTGGACGACGAGCTCGCGGCGGAGGTGGAGCGGGTGAAGGCAGGCGGGCGCTCGTGCCTGTTGCTGATCGACCTGGACGGCTTCAAGCGCGTGAACGACGTGCACGGCCACGTGAAGGGCGACGAGGTGCTGCGGTGCGTGGGGCTGCTGCTGCGCCAGCACGCGCGCCCGGGCGACCTCGCGGCGCGGCTGGGGGGCGAGGAGATGGCCGTGCTGCTGCGCGACGTGGACCTGCCCCGCGCCCGTGAGCTCGCGGAGCGTCTTCGCGCCGCGGTGGAGGTGATGACGGTGCCCATCCCGGGCGGCGCGTTGAGCGTCACGGCCAGCGTGGGCGTCGCCGCGGCCACGCCCGGGCACGACAAGACGGCGCTGGTGCACGCGGCCGACAAGGCGCTGTACATGGCCAAGGCGCAGGGCCGCAACCGCGTGATCGCGGCCTGA
- a CDS encoding TonB-dependent receptor produces MLYRIAGRAVLALAALLVSAAAAHAAPADSAAAPPIVGVVRDTAGVPLSNARVVINELSRSTLTSGDGTFVFRALRPGTYHVDATLLGYAPGHAVAVVPAEGGEVRVTITLRSTVLSLEGINVTASPRSADPLNITQSTVELSGKALERSLGTSVAQTLSSQPGLSVRYGGPAASTPVIRGLAGERVLVVQNGQRTGDLSSTSADHALSVDPLAASRIEVVRGPASLLYGNNALGGVVNVISTDIPNTIPGEASGFLAAQGESVNPGGALTGEVTMPLGESLAVTARAGGRRVDDVHTGGGVPLPNTFYNNLYGTGGIGYVTEHVQAGASVGGYRFDYGLASLHAEEEEGHEEEGHEEGVTINGQRTDANGRVSLWLGDRGFTNLRAEGSAQWYGHDEIEGNGEIGTRFRLNTQSGGLNAKTEFGRFSGAVGVSGLLKQYSPEGEEALTPGADSRTGGAFVYQEMALGTGDAAPSLQAGARYDVYQVRPEETGDERFENVRARDFSSFSGSLGLNVPLNPNLSASVSVARSFRAPTVEELFSNAFHHAAGTYDVGDPELELETNRGAEAVLRAQSEHINAQVAAFYNRIDNYITADVVGDTAIFHEEEGHTDVVPLNVFRQADAELRGLEGQVEAVVARHVVLGAMGDLVRGDFVQGGALPFMPAARVGGSARWDDGRYSLGVEARHAFAQDRAEMQEFRTDAYTLVNLSTGLSLRQGRRIHSIVLRADNLLDEQYREPTSRLLVPSPGRNLSLVYRVLF; encoded by the coding sequence ATGCTATATCGCATCGCGGGCCGCGCCGTGCTGGCGCTGGCCGCCCTGCTCGTATCCGCCGCCGCGGCCCACGCCGCCCCGGCCGATTCCGCCGCCGCGCCGCCCATCGTGGGCGTGGTGCGCGACACGGCGGGCGTTCCGCTATCCAACGCCCGCGTCGTCATCAACGAGCTCAGCCGCTCCACGCTCACCAGCGGCGACGGCACCTTCGTCTTCCGCGCGCTGCGCCCCGGGACGTACCACGTGGACGCGACCCTCCTGGGCTACGCGCCGGGGCACGCCGTGGCCGTGGTCCCCGCCGAGGGCGGCGAGGTGCGGGTGACCATCACCCTGCGCAGCACCGTGCTGTCGCTGGAGGGCATCAACGTCACCGCCTCGCCTCGCAGCGCCGACCCGCTGAACATCACCCAGTCCACCGTGGAGCTTTCGGGCAAGGCGCTGGAGCGCAGCCTGGGCACCAGCGTGGCGCAGACGCTTTCCAGCCAGCCCGGCCTGTCGGTGCGCTACGGCGGCCCCGCGGCGTCTACCCCGGTGATCCGCGGCCTGGCGGGCGAACGCGTGCTGGTGGTGCAGAACGGCCAGCGCACGGGCGACCTGTCGTCCACCTCCGCCGACCACGCGCTTTCGGTGGATCCGCTGGCGGCCAGCCGCATCGAGGTGGTGCGCGGCCCCGCGTCGCTGCTGTACGGCAACAACGCGCTGGGCGGGGTGGTGAACGTGATCTCCACCGACATCCCCAACACCATCCCCGGCGAGGCGTCGGGATTCCTGGCCGCGCAGGGCGAGTCGGTGAACCCCGGCGGGGCGCTGACCGGTGAGGTGACCATGCCCTTGGGCGAGTCGCTGGCCGTGACGGCCCGGGCGGGCGGGCGGCGGGTGGACGACGTGCACACGGGCGGCGGGGTCCCGCTGCCGAACACCTTCTACAACAACCTGTACGGCACCGGTGGAATTGGATATGTAACGGAGCACGTGCAGGCCGGCGCGTCCGTCGGTGGGTACCGGTTCGACTACGGCTTGGCCAGCCTCCATGCCGAGGAAGAGGAAGGCCACGAGGAGGAGGGCCACGAGGAAGGCGTGACCATCAATGGCCAGCGGACGGACGCCAACGGCCGGGTGAGCCTGTGGCTGGGCGACCGCGGGTTCACCAACCTGCGGGCGGAGGGAAGCGCGCAGTGGTACGGGCACGACGAGATCGAGGGCAACGGCGAGATCGGCACGCGGTTCCGGCTGAACACGCAGAGCGGCGGCCTGAACGCCAAGACCGAGTTCGGCCGCTTCTCGGGCGCGGTGGGGGTGTCGGGGCTCCTCAAGCAGTACTCGCCCGAGGGCGAAGAGGCGCTCACCCCGGGCGCCGACAGCCGCACGGGCGGCGCGTTCGTGTACCAGGAGATGGCGCTGGGCACGGGCGACGCGGCGCCGTCGCTGCAGGCCGGCGCGCGCTACGACGTGTACCAGGTGAGGCCGGAGGAAACGGGCGACGAGCGGTTCGAGAACGTCCGCGCCCGCGACTTCAGCAGCTTTTCCGGCTCACTGGGGCTGAACGTGCCGCTGAACCCCAACCTGTCGGCCAGCGTGAGCGTGGCCCGCAGCTTCCGCGCGCCGACGGTGGAGGAGCTGTTCTCCAACGCCTTCCACCACGCCGCGGGCACGTACGACGTGGGCGACCCGGAGCTGGAGCTGGAGACCAACCGCGGCGCCGAGGCGGTGCTGCGCGCGCAGTCGGAGCACATCAACGCGCAGGTGGCGGCGTTCTACAACCGCATCGACAACTACATCACCGCCGACGTGGTGGGCGACACGGCCATCTTCCACGAGGAAGAGGGCCACACCGACGTCGTGCCGCTGAACGTGTTCCGCCAGGCCGACGCCGAGCTGCGCGGCCTGGAGGGCCAGGTGGAGGCCGTGGTGGCGCGCCACGTGGTGCTGGGCGCCATGGGCGACCTGGTGCGCGGCGACTTCGTGCAGGGCGGCGCCCTGCCCTTCATGCCGGCGGCGCGGGTGGGCGGCAGCGCGCGGTGGGACGATGGGCGCTACTCGCTGGGGGTGGAGGCGCGGCACGCGTTCGCGCAGGACCGCGCGGAGATGCAGGAGTTCCGCACGGACGCGTACACGCTGGTGAACCTCAGCACGGGGCTGAGCCTGCGCCAGGGCCGCCGCATCCACAGCATCGTGCTGCGGGCGGACAACCTGCTCGACGAGCAGTACCGCGAGCCGACGAGCCGCCTGCTGGTGCCCTCGCCGGGGCGCAACCTGTCTCTCGTCTATCGCGTGCTGTTCTGA
- a CDS encoding radical SAM protein codes for METRTALVEGLMARFPHVPREAVLKEDLLRTGMAFDDSALTDNLEGEVKPKSYFIFSFDQKPLAQLGNAARRRPPEEVSLSGGPYGLRRTIVSVRVNPDSPYRVSRGANGTLNLSMDGAPIADVALPPMPEYYRHTLSNGKTVMEIAPTIQWGYLVYLTVFRMCQYFGAKEECQYCDINHNWRQHKQAGRPYTGIKPIDEVLEALAIIDQYDTGHTSHAYTLTGGSVTSKVDGFAEADFYGRYAEAIEARFPGRWIGKVVAQALPREDVQRFKDYGIKIYHPNFEVWDKRLFEIICPGKERYVGREEWHRRIFDAAEVFGARYVIPNFVAGVEMARPFGFQTVNEAIASTREGLDHFMSRGVTPRFTTWCPEPSTPLGQDNPEGAPLEYHIRLLETYREALEKHGLQPPPGYGPPGPGNAVFSVSSFMDTLAPNDENADELMATAATA; via the coding sequence ATGGAAACCCGCACGGCGCTCGTCGAGGGCCTGATGGCCCGCTTTCCCCACGTTCCGCGCGAGGCGGTCCTGAAAGAGGACCTGCTGCGCACGGGGATGGCGTTCGACGATTCGGCGCTGACCGACAACCTCGAGGGCGAAGTCAAGCCCAAGAGCTATTTCATCTTTTCGTTCGACCAGAAGCCGCTCGCGCAGCTGGGCAACGCCGCCCGGCGCCGCCCGCCCGAGGAGGTTTCGCTCAGCGGCGGGCCGTACGGGCTGCGCCGCACCATCGTTTCCGTCCGCGTGAACCCCGACTCGCCCTACCGCGTTTCGCGCGGCGCGAACGGCACGCTGAACCTGTCGATGGACGGCGCGCCCATCGCCGACGTGGCGCTGCCGCCCATGCCCGAGTACTACCGGCACACGCTGAGCAACGGCAAGACGGTGATGGAGATCGCCCCCACCATCCAATGGGGCTATCTCGTGTACCTGACCGTCTTCCGGATGTGCCAGTACTTCGGCGCCAAGGAAGAGTGCCAGTACTGCGACATCAACCACAACTGGCGGCAGCACAAGCAGGCGGGGCGCCCGTACACCGGCATCAAGCCCATCGACGAGGTGCTGGAGGCGCTGGCCATCATCGACCAGTACGACACCGGACACACCTCGCACGCGTACACGCTCACGGGCGGCAGCGTGACGAGTAAGGTGGACGGCTTTGCCGAGGCCGACTTCTACGGCCGCTACGCCGAGGCCATCGAGGCGCGCTTTCCCGGGCGCTGGATCGGCAAGGTGGTGGCCCAGGCGCTGCCCAGGGAAGACGTGCAGCGCTTCAAGGACTACGGCATCAAGATCTACCACCCCAACTTCGAGGTGTGGGACAAGCGCCTGTTCGAGATCATCTGCCCCGGCAAGGAGCGCTACGTGGGCCGCGAAGAGTGGCACCGGCGCATCTTCGACGCGGCCGAGGTGTTCGGGGCGCGCTACGTGATCCCCAACTTCGTGGCCGGGGTGGAGATGGCGCGCCCGTTCGGCTTTCAGACGGTGAACGAGGCCATCGCCAGCACGCGCGAGGGGCTCGACCACTTCATGTCGCGCGGGGTCACGCCGCGGTTCACCACCTGGTGCCCGGAGCCCTCCACGCCGCTGGGGCAGGACAACCCCGAGGGTGCGCCGCTGGAATACCACATCCGGCTGCTGGAGACGTACCGCGAGGCGCTGGAAAAGCACGGCCTGCAGCCGCCCCCGGGCTACGGCCCGCCGGGGCCGGGGAACGCGGTGTTCTCGGTCAGCAGCTTCATGGACACGCTGGCGCCCAACGACGAGAACGCGGACGAGCTGATGGCCACGGCCGCCACGGCCTGA
- a CDS encoding type II toxin-antitoxin system RelE/ParE family toxin, producing MALIGERSPKPLVWIGASRRELQGFSPEGREAAGKELDRVQLGREPRDWKPMAGIGAGAREIRVRTFEGGALEHRVVYVAKFAEAVYVLHAFEKKTRKTPPHYLELAAKRYKQMVRERRHRKEAP from the coding sequence ATGGCTTTGATTGGGGAGCGTTCCCCGAAACCGCTCGTGTGGATCGGGGCTTCGCGCCGCGAGCTGCAGGGGTTTTCTCCCGAAGGCCGCGAGGCAGCAGGTAAGGAGCTGGACAGGGTACAGCTGGGTCGCGAGCCGCGGGACTGGAAGCCGATGGCAGGCATCGGCGCGGGAGCGAGGGAAATTCGCGTTCGGACGTTCGAAGGCGGGGCGTTGGAACACCGAGTCGTGTACGTCGCCAAGTTCGCGGAAGCGGTGTACGTTCTCCATGCGTTCGAGAAGAAGACGCGGAAAACGCCGCCGCACTACCTGGAACTCGCGGCGAAGCGGTACAAGCAGATGGTCCGGGAACGACGGCACCGGAAGGAGGCGCCATGA
- a CDS encoding lasso peptide biosynthesis B2 protein: MRLADAALSGVWAGLRVPVWLRGRRWTELLREPPAAEPGARPPRGAVRAALVTVGVLARVPGLPWKRTCLYRSVAECLVLRRYGVPAVVRIGVKSEGSGQILAHAWVVPNPAAEPPAPDAMRAFSIKG, from the coding sequence ATGCGGCTGGCCGATGCCGCGCTCAGCGGGGTGTGGGCGGGGCTGCGCGTTCCCGTGTGGCTGCGGGGCCGCCGGTGGACGGAACTGCTGCGCGAGCCCCCCGCCGCGGAACCCGGCGCGCGCCCGCCGCGGGGCGCCGTGCGCGCGGCGCTGGTGACGGTGGGGGTGCTGGCACGCGTTCCCGGCCTTCCGTGGAAGCGCACCTGCCTGTACCGCAGTGTGGCGGAGTGCCTGGTGCTGCGCCGATACGGCGTGCCGGCGGTGGTTCGCATCGGCGTCAAGAGCGAGGGCTCCGGACAGATCCTGGCCCACGCCTGGGTGGTGCCCAACCCCGCCGCCGAGCCCCCCGCGCCCGACGCCATGCGGGCCTTTTCCATCAAGGGCTGA
- a CDS encoding thiamine pyrophosphate-dependent dehydrogenase E1 component subunit alpha, whose amino-acid sequence MANKTKARTTTIPHGLTRDQLLEMYRLVRLTRSLEERLEVLFKQSKVIGGLFRSLGQEGESVASAYALRRRTDGTGDMLSPLIRNLGSMLTIGAKPVEVVKQYMAKGDSLARGKELNIHITDYDRGFVGQISPLGDLIPVMAGVALTFKQRGEDRVTMVYIGDGATSTGAFHEGVNFAAVQKLPLVVIVENNRWAYSTPSRFMTAAKSFVDKAPGYGMAGEQVDGNDMLAVYGASQRAVERARSGGGATLIEVMTYRRKGHAQHDAQTYVDPAEIEHWASTNDPIDRYVKALLDNGWATAQELTGIGEQIDRELDEAVAEAEKSPLPQPEEALTDVYADGPVNAPWTRHEPADPTRA is encoded by the coding sequence ATGGCGAACAAGACCAAGGCCCGCACCACCACGATCCCCCACGGGCTGACGCGCGACCAGCTGCTGGAGATGTACCGGCTGGTGCGGCTTACGCGCAGCCTGGAAGAACGGCTGGAGGTGCTGTTCAAGCAGAGCAAGGTGATCGGCGGGCTGTTCCGCTCGCTGGGGCAGGAAGGCGAGTCCGTCGCCAGCGCCTACGCACTGCGGCGCCGCACGGACGGTACCGGCGACATGCTGTCGCCCCTGATCCGCAACCTGGGATCGATGCTCACCATCGGCGCGAAGCCGGTGGAGGTGGTCAAGCAGTACATGGCCAAGGGCGACTCGCTGGCGCGCGGCAAGGAGCTGAACATCCACATCACCGACTACGACCGGGGCTTCGTCGGGCAGATCAGCCCGCTGGGCGACCTGATCCCGGTGATGGCGGGGGTGGCACTCACCTTCAAGCAGCGCGGCGAAGACCGCGTGACCATGGTGTACATCGGCGACGGGGCCACGTCGACCGGCGCCTTTCACGAGGGCGTGAACTTCGCCGCCGTGCAGAAGCTGCCGCTGGTCGTGATCGTGGAGAACAACCGGTGGGCGTACAGCACGCCCAGCCGCTTCATGACCGCCGCGAAGTCGTTCGTCGACAAGGCGCCGGGCTATGGGATGGCCGGCGAGCAGGTGGACGGCAACGACATGCTGGCCGTCTACGGCGCGTCGCAGCGCGCGGTGGAGCGCGCCCGCAGTGGCGGGGGCGCCACGCTGATCGAGGTGATGACGTACCGCCGCAAGGGCCACGCGCAGCACGACGCGCAAACGTACGTGGACCCGGCCGAGATCGAGCACTGGGCCAGCACCAACGACCCCATCGACCGCTACGTCAAGGCGCTGCTGGACAATGGCTGGGCCACCGCGCAGGAGCTGACCGGCATCGGCGAGCAGATCGACCGCGAGCTGGACGAGGCCGTGGCCGAAGCCGAGAAGAGCCCGCTTCCCCAGCCCGAGGAAGCGCTGACCGACGTGTACGCAGACGGCCCCGTGAACGCGCCCTGGACGCGCCACGAGCCGGCCGACCCCACCCGAGCCTGA
- a CDS encoding deoxyribonuclease IV, with protein MLLGAHVSTAGGCRNAPARAADIGASAIQVFTKQPNRWAEVQLVDDECQAFRTGLIEHGVAFANAHDSYLINLATADPILRERSYAAFLGELRRASQLGLDALVSHPGNATDGDLPRGLAQNAELVAQALEEVGGSVMVLLETTAGAGRVIGSRFEELSEMIERVPPGLKDRVGVCVDTCHVYAAGYDLRDDYYGVMERLADVIGLHRVRLFHLNDSMTAFGSRRDRHAAIGEGSLGDEPFRHLMNDPRFAGVPMVLETPKEHPDDPKDLVTLDRMNLARLRSYVAGAEPL; from the coding sequence GTGCTGCTGGGAGCCCACGTCTCCACCGCTGGCGGGTGCCGCAACGCCCCCGCCCGCGCCGCCGACATCGGCGCCTCCGCCATCCAGGTGTTCACCAAGCAGCCCAACCGCTGGGCCGAGGTGCAGTTGGTAGACGACGAGTGCCAGGCGTTCCGCACCGGTCTTATCGAGCACGGCGTGGCCTTCGCCAACGCGCACGACAGCTACCTGATCAACCTGGCGACGGCCGACCCCATCCTCCGCGAACGCTCGTACGCGGCGTTCCTCGGCGAGTTGCGGCGCGCCAGCCAATTGGGGCTGGACGCGCTGGTCAGCCATCCCGGAAACGCCACGGACGGCGACCTGCCCCGCGGCCTGGCGCAGAACGCGGAACTGGTGGCACAGGCGCTGGAGGAGGTGGGCGGGTCGGTGATGGTGCTGCTGGAGACGACGGCGGGCGCGGGCAGGGTGATCGGCTCGCGGTTCGAGGAGCTTTCGGAGATGATCGAGCGCGTGCCCCCCGGGTTGAAGGATCGCGTGGGCGTGTGCGTGGACACCTGCCACGTGTACGCCGCCGGGTACGACCTGCGCGACGATTATTACGGGGTGATGGAACGGCTGGCGGACGTGATCGGGCTCCATCGCGTGCGGCTGTTCCACCTGAACGACTCGATGACGGCGTTCGGCAGCCGGCGCGACCGCCACGCGGCCATCGGCGAGGGGTCGCTGGGAGACGAGCCCTTCCGCCACCTGATGAACGATCCGCGCTTTGCCGGCGTTCCCATGGTGCTGGAGACGCCCAAGGAGCACCCGGACGATCCCAAGGACCTGGTGACGCTGGACCGGATGAACCTGGCGCGGCTGCGGTCGTACGTGGCCGGCGCGGAACCCCTGTGA
- a CDS encoding helix-turn-helix domain-containing protein yields MIEHITPADGNVFADLGFPPEEAETLLICSRLSIAIEDIIDERGLTRAAAAKLFGVSQGRIAEITRGKGAFTIDELVRMLAHAGFRVDVSIRPISANERPAAQAVAVPVEAEVQRVSA; encoded by the coding sequence ATGATCGAGCATATCACACCGGCGGACGGAAACGTGTTTGCGGATCTCGGCTTCCCGCCCGAGGAAGCCGAAACCCTGCTGATTTGTTCGCGGCTCTCGATCGCGATCGAAGACATCATCGACGAACGGGGGCTCACGCGGGCGGCTGCCGCAAAGCTGTTCGGAGTATCCCAGGGCCGCATCGCCGAGATTACGCGAGGCAAGGGCGCGTTCACGATCGACGAGCTGGTCAGGATGCTGGCGCACGCAGGGTTCCGCGTAGACGTCAGCATCCGCCCAATCTCCGCAAACGAGCGCCCGGCGGCCCAGGCCGTGGCAGTGCCCGTCGAGGCAGAGGTCCAGCGCGTGTCCGCCTGA